The Gammaproteobacteria bacterium genome contains the following window.
ACTTGCTTGAGCAATTTTTATCGGCCTTTTCGGCGCGTTGTAAATCAGTCGCTACAGTGCTTTGATCCATTACCATTGTAGCCAATGCTCGCTGTCATTAAGCGCGTAAACTTACATAAAAAGAGGCTATGTTGTAGTTAGGTGTTGGTGTCGTATTTCGGCTCAAGTAATCTCAGAGGCAATCATCGGCCAACTTAAGACACTTTGCTTTAAATTTCTAGCTCACTAACGCGCAAAAGCGCCTTTGGACTAACTTCAATGAGCAGTGCTATTAATTTAGTTCGCAGTATCTTTTCTTAGACATACCAGCTTGTCAAATCGATGTAGCCTACAGTTATAATGCGTGGTTAAAACAGGTCGCTATGACTTCCGATACGAGCGAGTTGTAAGATAGATTGCTTAATCTTATAGATGAGTACTAAATCGGGTTTAACGTGACAATATCTAAAGCCTAACCAATTTCCGGAAAGAGGGTGATCAACATATTTTTCAGCTAACGATTCACGTTTTTGTAACGTAGAAATGACATGGCCAACTTTAATAATTTCAGGGATAGACATTTTTGTGATTTTCTTGAAATCTTTTTTAAACTGAGTTGAATACTCAAGGCTATACATCAATAATCTTTCCGTCAGTAAGATCTCCGAATAACTGGTTAATGTCAGATGCTTTATTCCCTTGGCCACTTTCGAGTTCTTGCATCGCCGCGATTGTCATTGCGTTTGGTTGTTTACCTTTTAACTCAAAAGGAATGCCTCCGTAATTAATAACCGCTTTTGCAAATAACTTGATTGCTTGTGAAG
Protein-coding sequences here:
- a CDS encoding type II toxin-antitoxin system RelB/DinJ family antitoxin, which codes for MKTEMLTARIDHNTKVAFTHVCDEIGLSPSQAIKLFAKAVINYGGIPFELKGKQPNAMTIAAMQELESGQGNKASDINQLFGDLTDGKIIDV
- a CDS encoding type II toxin-antitoxin system YafQ family toxin, with the protein product MYSLEYSTQFKKDFKKITKMSIPEIIKVGHVISTLQKRESLAEKYVDHPLSGNWLGFRYCHVKPDLVLIYKIKQSILQLARIGSHSDLF